GTCTGCTGCATCTGCTATTAAGTACAAAAAAATAGGCTGGAAATAAATTCCAGCCTATTTTTTATATATTTTCGAACGATTATACAAAAGGAGCCTTAACTACTTTTGCAGGAATGTTCTTGTTTCTTACCTGAATAAAGATTTCAGAACCTAGTTTGAAGTGAGGCTTGTCTACATAAGCAAGACCTAAACCGATCTTTTTCATTGGAGACTGTGTTCCGGAAGTTACTTTTCCGATTACATTTCCTTCAGCATCTACAACAGGGTAGTCATGTCTTGGAACTCCTTTGTCTGTAAGTTCAAAAGCAACTAGCTTTCTGCTTACTCCTTCTTCTTTCTGCTTTGCGAAAGTGTCCTTAGAAACAAAATCCTTATCAAACTTTGTGATCCATCCTAAACCAGCTTCAATAGGAGAAGTAGTATCATCGATATCATTTCCATAAAGACAGAATCCTTTTTCAAGTCTTAAAGTATCTCTGGAAGCCAATCCACAAGGAATAATACCTTCAGCTTCACCGGCTTTCATTATTTCGTCCCAAAGTTTCTCAGCACTTTCGTTGTTGAAATAGATTTCAAAACCACCGCTTCCTGTATATCCTGTATTCGAAATAATCACATCGTTTACTCCGGCTACACTTCCTACTGTAAAGTTATAGTAAGGGATTTCAGAAAGATTTACATCAGTAAGTTTCTGAAGAATTTCAGTAGCCTTAGGTCCCTGAACAGCCAATAATGACATATCATCAGAAGCATTGGTCATTTTTGCTCCAAATGTGTTGAATTTTGAAATATGATTCCAGTCCTTGTCAATATTAGAAGCGTTTACTACCACAAAGTATTTGTCATCCTCCATTTTGTAAACAATAAGATCATCCACAATTCCTCCGTTTTCGTTAGGAAGACATGAATATTGAGCTTTTCCGTTTTCAAGAGCATCTACATTATTAGTCGTCACATACTGTAAAAGATCTTTAGAACCCGGGCCTTCGATGAAAAACTGTCCCATGTGGGAAACATCAAATAATCCTGCTTTTTCTCTTACTGCAAAGTGCTCTTCCGTTACTCCTGAATACTGTACAGGCATTTCAAAACCTGCAAAAGGTACGATCTTAGCTCCCAAGGAAACATGTTTGTCGTACAAGGCTGTTTTCTTCATATTTAATTTTTATTTCTTTATTTTAAAACTATTAAAAGTCTCATTGAATAGGGTCATATAGTTTCCGTTCCAGAATTTCTGGCCACAGTTGATGGTTACCAGAAACAAGTCCTTGTCTTTTTGAAAGGCTCTGGTAATCCAGAACAGTTTATCTTTTTGATCAAAATACTCGTAGTAATACTCCGTATATCCTTTTTTGCTTTTGCTCTCCTTTACCTTATTTTCTGCATCTTCTGATTTATAAAGAGCCAAAACAAATTTCTTTGTTTCAGTCTTGGGAAGATTAAGGTCATGATATTCGGAAATGGTAATGGCTCCAATTTCATTGGTAGGAAAGATATTGACAATATCACTATCGTTGGTAGATTTCCATCCAGCCGGAACATTAATGGTGTAGTTGGGGCTTTCATAAGTATTTGTCTTTTGGGCAAAAAACAAACTTCCTGATACAAAAGCAGAAACAAGCAATATTCTTTTCATCGTTAAAAATGGTGTTTATATTCTTCAAGGATGATCTTGAACCATTCAGTAAAGTTTTCAGGATTTTCAGAAATCTCCTTATCTAAATCTTGAGGAGAAATGAATCTTACTTCTTCCACTTCTTCCTTATTCAAATTAAAATCAGATTCATGACTACCTACAAAAACATGGTCAAGCTCGTGTTCCCAAAGGCCTCCGCCTACATCTGCCCTATAGATAAAACTGAATTTTTCTGAAAGTTCGGCTTCAATTCCCAATTCCTCTTTCAGCCTGCGTTTAGCGCCCGCCAAATAAGTTTCTCCATCTCTCGGATGAGAACATACTGCATTGGTCCATTGATTGGGAGAATGATATTTTACCGAGGCTCTTTTTTGAAGAAGCATTTCGCCTTTACTGTTAAAAAGAAATACAGAAAAAGCACGGTGCAACAAGCCATTGATGTGAGCCTGCTGTTTTTCCATCAAACCCAAAACTTCATCCTCAGGATTTACTAAAACTACAAATTCTTCCATTTCTACAAATGTAAGAGTAATAAATGTATTTTGGAAATTTTTCGATAAACATCATGCTTTTGTAAAATGAAATGTATAAATGTAAATAAGATTAAAAAAGATATTTAAAGGGTTAGAGTAGTTATATCATTTTTTATATATTATTATGAATGATTCTTTATCTAAAAATTAAAAAAATCTCTATTTTTTACCAAAAAACAAAATCTGCAAATGAAAATTTTTAATCATAATGTACTAAATGATGGATAAAATGTTAATATTATTTATTAAATAATGATTTTTGTAGTAAATTTTTAATTTAAACTAAGATTAATACATCTGATAGTGGTAAAAGCTGTAACTTTGTTACTCAAATTGTAATGATGGAATTAGAATACATAGAGCATATAAGTCCTATTCTAAAGGATGGAGTTAAAAATTACTTAATTGATATAGACGGAACCATTACAGATGATGTTCCCAATGAAGAACCGGAAAGAATGGTTACCTGTGAACCTTATCCGGATGCATTGGAAACCGTTAATAAATGGTATGATGAAGGACATCAGATCTGTTTCTTTACCTCAAGAACCGAAAACTTAAAGCAAATCACCATAGATTGGCTGGATAAGCATGGCTTTAAATACCACAGTGTACTCTGTGGAAAACCAAGAGGTGGAAACTATCACTGGATAGATAACCACTTGGTAAGAGCTACAAGATACAAGGGTAGATTTACAGACTTGGTAGAAAAACAAGTGACTATTGAAGTGTTCAAGGAAGACGGAGAATAAAAAATATAATTAAAGATTTAAAAATTGAATGGAGCTTTTCCTTTAATTTTTAAATCTTTTCAATTTTAAATATAGTTGTATTTATGAAAGTTTTAGCAAATGACGGCCTAGACCAATCTGGAATTGATGCATTAACAGAAAAAGGGTTTGAGGTTATTACAGCAAAGGTTCCTCAGGAATTTTTGGTGGATTATATTAACGAGCACAAGATCCGTACTTTATTGGTAAGAAGTGCTACACAGGTAAGGAAAGATATTATTGACGGGTGCCCATCCATCGATATCATCGGAAGAGGGGGGGTAGGAATGGATAATATTGATGTGGACTACGCCAGAGAAAAGGGTATCCATGTAATCAATACTCCTGCGGCTTCTTCAGAATCGGTTGCTGAACTTGTTTTTGCTCACCTATTTTCAGGGGCAAGGTTTCTTCAGGATTCCAACAGAAAGATGCCTTTGGTAGGAGATACGGAATTTGCAGGACTTAAAAAAGCATATACTGCCGGTATTGAATTAAGAGGTAAAACGATTGGTATTATTGGTATGGGAAGAATAGGCCAGGAGGTTGCAAGAATTGCTCTTGGACTTGGTATGAGAGTGGTTGCAGCTGATAATAATGTAGGAAGAGCAAGCATTAAGGTAAAGTTCTACAATAATCAGTTTATTAATGTTGATATAGAAACAGAATCTCTGCAAGATGTCTTGAAGCATTCAGATTTTATCACTCTTCACGTTCCTGCTCAGAAAGACGGATATATGATTGGTAAGAATGAGTTTGAGATCATGAAAGATGGAGTAGCTATTGTTAACTGTTCCAGAGGAGGTGTAATTGATGAGAGAGCTTTAATAGAAGCTTTAGATTCCGGTAAAGTGAAGTTCGCAGGATTGGATGTTTTCATTAATGAACCTACGCCATCCAAGGAAATTCTTACCCACTCAAAAATCTCCTTAACGCCACATACTGGTGCTTCTACTTTGGAAGCTCAGGATAGAATAGGACTTTCTCTGGCAGAGCAGATTTCAAGTATTCTACAGATCCAGTAATTGGAAATTGAAGATAGAAAAAACAAAAGCACCTTAAATTAAGGTGCTTTTTTATTTACATTGCCGAATAGCAAATTATATATTGTTTTTACTTTTCAATAAATCTCTGATCTCTGTCAGTAATTTTTGATCATCTGTAGGCCCTGCCGGAGCTGGAGCATCTTTTTTGTTGATCTTATTAGCTCCTTTAATGATCCAGAAAAGAACCATGGCAATACAAAGGAAGCTGATTACTGCAGAAAGGAAGTTTCCATAGGCAACACCATTCCAGTTTAGTTTAGCGATATTTTCTGCTCCCGCTGCTTTTAATGCAGGGTTCAATATCAAAGGAGTGATTACATCTTCCACTAAAGAAGAAACAATTTTACCGAATGCTGCACCAATGATAACACCGACAGCTAAATCGAGAACATTTCCTTTAAAGGCAAAGTCTTTAAATTCTTTAACAAATCCCATAATTTATATTTTTTTAATTAGTATACACACAAAAATATAATTTAAAAATGTAAAAACATTACTTTTTATAAGTTTTTGTTCCGTAAAAGTTGATTTTTACCTCATTTATTTTAATGAAAATAATGAATTTGTATTCATAATTTATTTCATTAATGAAGTCTCTCTATTTTTATTGCTGAGGCTACTACCGTAATGAAAAATCTTTTGTAATTTGCTTAAAAGTTAGATTTACCCATGAAAATCTTTACCACAGAACAAATTCGCAGC
This genomic interval from Chryseobacterium joostei contains the following:
- the gcvT gene encoding glycine cleavage system aminomethyltransferase GcvT: MKKTALYDKHVSLGAKIVPFAGFEMPVQYSGVTEEHFAVREKAGLFDVSHMGQFFIEGPGSKDLLQYVTTNNVDALENGKAQYSCLPNENGGIVDDLIVYKMEDDKYFVVVNASNIDKDWNHISKFNTFGAKMTNASDDMSLLAVQGPKATEILQKLTDVNLSEIPYYNFTVGSVAGVNDVIISNTGYTGSGGFEIYFNNESAEKLWDEIMKAGEAEGIIPCGLASRDTLRLEKGFCLYGNDIDDTTSPIEAGLGWITKFDKDFVSKDTFAKQKEEGVSRKLVAFELTDKGVPRHDYPVVDAEGNVIGKVTSGTQSPMKKIGLGLAYVDKPHFKLGSEIFIQVRNKNIPAKVVKAPFV
- the idi gene encoding isopentenyl-diphosphate Delta-isomerase is translated as MEEFVVLVNPEDEVLGLMEKQQAHINGLLHRAFSVFLFNSKGEMLLQKRASVKYHSPNQWTNAVCSHPRDGETYLAGAKRRLKEELGIEAELSEKFSFIYRADVGGGLWEHELDHVFVGSHESDFNLNKEEVEEVRFISPQDLDKEISENPENFTEWFKIILEEYKHHF
- a CDS encoding LNS2 domain-containing protein produces the protein MELEYIEHISPILKDGVKNYLIDIDGTITDDVPNEEPERMVTCEPYPDALETVNKWYDEGHQICFFTSRTENLKQITIDWLDKHGFKYHSVLCGKPRGGNYHWIDNHLVRATRYKGRFTDLVEKQVTIEVFKEDGE
- a CDS encoding D-2-hydroxyacid dehydrogenase, whose protein sequence is MKVLANDGLDQSGIDALTEKGFEVITAKVPQEFLVDYINEHKIRTLLVRSATQVRKDIIDGCPSIDIIGRGGVGMDNIDVDYAREKGIHVINTPAASSESVAELVFAHLFSGARFLQDSNRKMPLVGDTEFAGLKKAYTAGIELRGKTIGIIGMGRIGQEVARIALGLGMRVVAADNNVGRASIKVKFYNNQFINVDIETESLQDVLKHSDFITLHVPAQKDGYMIGKNEFEIMKDGVAIVNCSRGGVIDERALIEALDSGKVKFAGLDVFINEPTPSKEILTHSKISLTPHTGASTLEAQDRIGLSLAEQISSILQIQ
- the mscL gene encoding large conductance mechanosensitive channel protein MscL codes for the protein MGFVKEFKDFAFKGNVLDLAVGVIIGAAFGKIVSSLVEDVITPLILNPALKAAGAENIAKLNWNGVAYGNFLSAVISFLCIAMVLFWIIKGANKINKKDAPAPAGPTDDQKLLTEIRDLLKSKNNI